One genomic window of Halolamina sediminis includes the following:
- a CDS encoding 5-formyltetrahydrofolate cyclo-ligase, with protein MEKQTLRERVWDELEASGDARFPFPPHGRIPNFAGAEEAADRLAATEAWAAAETIKSNPDSPQRPVRRRALEAGKVVYMAVPRLSDEDCFLRLDPAEIDDIDHATTIGGSSELGVQVGPEAMAPIDLIVSGSVAVTEDGARVGKGEGYSDLEFAILRAFGLVDDDTTTVTTVHEMQVVDEDVPTTALDVPMDRLLTPERSIRTDSAGGKPSGIDWDALDDERLEEIPILSRLEP; from the coding sequence ATGGAGAAACAGACGCTCCGCGAGCGGGTCTGGGACGAACTCGAAGCCAGCGGCGACGCTCGGTTCCCGTTCCCGCCCCACGGCCGGATCCCCAACTTCGCCGGGGCGGAGGAAGCGGCCGACCGGCTCGCGGCGACCGAGGCGTGGGCCGCCGCGGAGACGATCAAGTCAAACCCCGACTCCCCCCAGCGACCGGTCCGGCGGCGGGCCCTGGAGGCGGGGAAAGTGGTGTACATGGCCGTCCCGCGACTCAGCGACGAGGACTGCTTCCTGCGGCTCGACCCCGCGGAGATCGACGACATCGACCACGCTACCACGATCGGCGGGTCGTCGGAGTTGGGGGTGCAAGTCGGCCCCGAGGCGATGGCACCGATCGACCTGATCGTCTCCGGCAGCGTCGCCGTGACCGAGGACGGGGCACGGGTCGGGAAGGGCGAGGGGTACAGCGATCTGGAGTTCGCGATCCTCCGGGCGTTCGGGCTGGTCGACGACGACACCACGACGGTCACGACCGTCCACGAGATGCAGGTGGTCGACGAGGACGTACCGACGACGGCACTGGACGTGCCGATGGATCGACTGCTCACGCCCGAGCGGTCGATCCGGACCGACTCGGCGGGCGGGAAGCCGTCGGGGATCGACTGGGACGCACTCGACGACGAGCGGCTCGAAGAGATCCCGATCCTGTCGCGGTTGGAGCCCTGA
- a CDS encoding phosphate uptake regulator PhoU encodes MAETRKVQVTGGSTFTVSIPKEWATENDVEAGSRVQFHPEDDSLILTPVSEEGRTEGSLDVAGLDGEELRRAVMTMYVSGFDVISFEADRITTDQRREIRQAAQGLVGLEVLEETADRVVVRDLLDSSELSIHNAVDRMRLIASSMLDDAVEALAAGDDDLARDVIQRDDDVDRLYMVVSRIFRATLRSPTAAEELGLPREVCFDYHSSARQLERVADHATKIAHLSLELDGTPPEEVAASLQELHDAAAEVIEDAMAALVADENDEAIRLANGARERVQELDASAREIDELLRELDPARAQLLGLIVDSLSRSADYGGNVAETALQKAAPTP; translated from the coding sequence ATGGCCGAAACCCGGAAGGTGCAGGTGACGGGCGGCTCGACGTTCACCGTGTCGATCCCGAAGGAGTGGGCGACCGAGAACGACGTCGAGGCGGGAAGCCGCGTGCAGTTCCACCCCGAGGACGACTCGCTCATCCTCACGCCGGTCAGCGAGGAGGGGCGGACGGAGGGGAGCCTCGACGTGGCGGGGCTGGACGGGGAGGAGCTCCGGCGGGCAGTGATGACGATGTACGTCTCGGGGTTCGACGTGATCTCCTTCGAGGCCGACCGGATCACGACCGACCAGCGCCGGGAGATCCGACAGGCCGCCCAGGGGCTCGTCGGGCTGGAGGTGCTGGAGGAGACCGCCGACCGCGTCGTCGTACGGGACCTGCTCGACTCCTCGGAGCTGTCGATCCACAACGCGGTCGACCGGATGCGGCTGATCGCGTCGTCGATGCTCGACGACGCCGTCGAGGCGCTGGCGGCCGGCGACGACGACCTCGCTCGTGACGTGATCCAGCGCGACGACGACGTGGACCGGCTGTACATGGTGGTCTCCCGGATCTTCCGGGCGACGCTGCGCAGCCCGACCGCCGCCGAGGAGCTCGGGCTCCCCCGTGAGGTCTGTTTCGACTACCACTCGAGCGCTCGGCAGTTGGAGCGCGTCGCCGACCACGCCACCAAGATCGCCCACCTCTCGCTGGAGTTGGATGGAACCCCACCCGAGGAGGTGGCGGCCTCGCTGCAGGAGCTCCACGACGCGGCCGCCGAGGTGATCGAGGACGCGATGGCCGCGCTGGTCGCCGATGAGAACGACGAGGCGATCCGGCTGGCCAACGGCGCCCGCGAGCGCGTCCAGGAGCTCGACGCCAGCGCCCGCGAAATCGACGAGCTGCTCCGGGAGCTCGACCCCGCGCGAGCGCAGTTGCTCGGGCTGATCGTCGACTCGCTCTCGCGCTCGGCTGACTACGGCGGCAACGTCGCCGAGACCGCGCTCCAGAAGGCCGCGCCGACGCCCTAG
- the pstB gene encoding phosphate ABC transporter ATP-binding protein PstB, with protein MSEGSSGDEYAVGVPEGRGRDRDADGETETIIESRDLSVWYNDEQALRSVSMEIPEKRVTAMVGPSGCGKSTYLRSINRMNDLIDAARVEGEMLFDGKNVYDDDVDPVALRRRIGMVFQQPNPFPKSIYDNVAYGLRLQDRTENLDEKVEQALKDAALWDEVKDQLDQSGLDLSGGQQQRLCIARAIAVDPEVVLMDEPASALDPVATSKIEDLIDDMAEEYTVVIVTHNMQQAARISDKTAVFLTGGELVEFDDTDKVFENPENDRVEDYITGKFG; from the coding sequence ATGAGCGAGGGATCGAGCGGCGACGAGTACGCGGTCGGCGTCCCCGAGGGCCGGGGACGCGACCGGGACGCCGACGGCGAGACCGAGACGATCATCGAGAGCCGCGACCTGAGCGTCTGGTACAACGACGAGCAGGCGCTGCGGTCGGTGAGCATGGAAATCCCGGAGAAGCGGGTGACCGCGATGGTCGGCCCCTCGGGCTGTGGGAAGTCCACCTACCTCCGGAGCATCAACCGGATGAACGACTTGATCGACGCCGCACGCGTCGAGGGCGAGATGCTGTTCGACGGGAAGAACGTCTACGACGACGACGTCGACCCCGTCGCGCTGCGCCGGCGTATCGGGATGGTGTTCCAGCAGCCCAACCCGTTCCCCAAGAGCATCTACGACAACGTCGCCTACGGGCTGCGCCTGCAGGACCGCACCGAGAACTTAGACGAGAAAGTCGAGCAGGCGCTCAAGGATGCCGCGCTCTGGGACGAGGTGAAAGATCAGCTCGATCAGTCGGGACTGGACCTCTCCGGCGGCCAGCAGCAGCGACTCTGCATCGCCCGTGCGATCGCGGTCGACCCCGAGGTGGTGCTGATGGACGAGCCCGCGTCGGCGCTCGACCCCGTCGCGACCTCGAAGATCGAGGACTTGATCGACGACATGGCCGAGGAGTACACGGTCGTGATCGTCACCCACAACATGCAGCAGGCCGCCCGCATCTCCGATAAGACCGCCGTGTTCCTCACCGGCGGCGAGCTCGTGGAGTTCGACGACACCGACAAGGTGTTCGAGAACCCCGAGAACGATCGAGTCGAGGACTACATCACCGGGAAGTTCGGGTAG
- a CDS encoding PstS family phosphate ABC transporter substrate-binding protein — protein sequence MAKQTDGVSRRTFLAAAAATGTVAAAGCTSNTDTESDGLTGNIDISGSSTVFPLSVAMRGEFTAEDVHPDVDISVNSTGSGGGFTNYFCTGDTDFNNASRPITETEEEQCSNNDVTPVELKVATDALTVVVNNDAEWFGDDGEECITVEELAEIWSGESQPTTWNDVNADWPDEEIDLYGPTDASGTFDYFLEEIIGEEGEHRTDYQATEQDNQIINGVANSEYAIGYMGYAYYSENTDRVTALGIDNGDGCVKPTLETASSGEYQPLSRPLFTYPAQSALAEEHVAEFARFWLENSTSEEIVADEVGYVPNTEEEKQENLDRLESAIEAAAE from the coding sequence ATGGCAAAACAGACCGACGGCGTCTCCCGACGAACGTTCCTCGCCGCCGCAGCCGCCACGGGCACGGTCGCGGCTGCCGGCTGTACGAGCAACACTGACACCGAGAGCGACGGACTCACCGGGAACATCGACATCTCCGGCAGTTCGACGGTGTTCCCGCTTTCGGTCGCGATGCGCGGGGAGTTCACCGCTGAGGACGTCCACCCGGACGTCGATATCTCGGTCAACTCGACCGGCAGCGGTGGGGGGTTCACGAACTACTTCTGTACGGGCGATACGGACTTCAACAACGCCTCCCGACCGATCACCGAGACCGAAGAGGAGCAGTGTTCGAACAACGACGTGACGCCAGTCGAACTCAAAGTCGCGACCGACGCGCTGACGGTCGTCGTCAACAACGACGCCGAGTGGTTCGGCGACGACGGCGAGGAGTGTATCACGGTCGAAGAGCTGGCGGAGATCTGGTCGGGCGAGAGCCAGCCGACGACGTGGAACGACGTGAACGCCGACTGGCCCGACGAGGAGATCGACCTCTACGGCCCCACCGACGCCTCCGGGACGTTCGACTACTTCCTCGAGGAGATCATCGGCGAGGAGGGCGAACACCGGACCGACTACCAGGCGACCGAACAGGACAACCAGATCATCAACGGCGTCGCCAACAGCGAGTACGCGATCGGCTACATGGGCTACGCCTACTACTCCGAGAACACCGACCGCGTGACGGCGCTGGGGATCGACAACGGCGACGGCTGCGTGAAGCCGACGCTGGAGACCGCAAGCAGCGGCGAGTACCAGCCGCTCTCCCGGCCGCTGTTCACCTACCCCGCACAGTCGGCGCTGGCCGAGGAGCACGTCGCCGAGTTCGCGCGCTTCTGGCTCGAGAACAGTACGAGCGAGGAGATCGTCGCCGACGAGGTCGGCTACGTCCCGAACACCGAGGAGGAGAAGCAGGAGAACCTCGACCGCCTCGAATCGGCGATCGAAGCGGCCGCCGAGTAG
- a CDS encoding 30S ribosomal protein S8e: MQDQGHSRRKRTGGRLVRSHKKKRHQLGNEPTETTVGEPRFRVVDARGDNHKTRALSTNVAQVADGGETVEAEIEDVTENPANVNYVRRNIITKGAVIETSAGTARVTSRPGQTGQVNAVVVEE, from the coding sequence ATGCAAGACCAAGGACACTCCCGACGCAAGCGGACCGGGGGGCGACTCGTCCGATCGCACAAGAAGAAGCGCCACCAGCTGGGGAACGAGCCCACCGAGACCACGGTCGGCGAGCCGAGGTTCCGTGTCGTCGACGCCCGCGGCGACAACCACAAGACCCGCGCGCTCTCGACGAACGTCGCGCAGGTCGCCGACGGCGGTGAGACTGTCGAGGCCGAGATCGAGGACGTGACCGAGAACCCCGCGAACGTCAACTACGTCCGACGGAACATCATCACCAAGGGCGCAGTCATCGAGACCAGCGCCGGCACCGCGCGCGTCACCTCCCGCCCCGGCCAGACGGGGCAGGTGAACGCGGTCGTCGTCGAGGAGTAA
- a CDS encoding DUF2240 family protein — MSLEATVAVPFRQEGRDRLGDGEFVVALSLDRDWFSPDQAKRVVDVALGRGLLEREDGELVATFEPDAVDVPEEFTPDADVLREQSAFEQVLDRVTDAGVEKQTAVAGINELQRELGVTIEAAAVVYARREGVDVSGVAGAARNSVLDE; from the coding sequence ATGAGTCTGGAGGCCACCGTCGCCGTCCCGTTCCGGCAGGAGGGCCGGGACCGGCTCGGCGACGGCGAGTTCGTCGTCGCGCTCTCGCTCGACCGAGACTGGTTCTCCCCCGATCAGGCCAAACGCGTCGTCGACGTTGCGCTGGGCCGCGGGCTACTCGAACGCGAGGACGGCGAGCTCGTCGCGACGTTCGAGCCCGACGCCGTCGACGTTCCCGAGGAGTTCACCCCCGACGCCGACGTGCTGCGCGAGCAGAGCGCCTTCGAGCAGGTGCTCGACCGCGTCACCGACGCCGGCGTGGAGAAACAGACCGCCGTCGCGGGGATCAACGAGCTCCAGCGCGAACTGGGCGTGACGATCGAGGCCGCCGCGGTCGTCTACGCCCGCCGCGAGGGCGTCGACGTGAGCGGGGTCGCCGGGGCGGCCCGAAATTCGGTGCTCGACGAATGA
- a CDS encoding mechanosensitive ion channel family protein, with product MSLGQFPDPIRMLGSLIDRLAPMFPNWGSSPALSFVLMVVFGAIGYTVSRYAVRLFGRPVAKRFRRQSVAQQVLRLIRATITLFFLLLAAGLVGLELGNIVLSVTVFSAVIGIVLAPLVGSVVNGLFLLADEPYEIGDMVELPDRTRGFIDDITIRYTKIFTMDNTFLVVPNDVIRQDKVTNLSAEDERTRLSLSIEVTYESEVAEARSLIESAARKVDGVIEGGPDIRIGSARYPARPTCYIDEFHDDGVILTLRYWIDRPYKLLTARSRVQTAIWEQLEEQDVDVEIAYPHRHMVFDDTSGEARVATREAAERETVDSAAVRAEGAESRDDADSETEDADDGEGDDR from the coding sequence GTGAGCCTCGGCCAGTTCCCGGACCCGATACGGATGCTCGGCTCCCTCATCGACCGGCTGGCGCCGATGTTCCCCAACTGGGGGAGTTCGCCCGCGCTGAGCTTCGTCCTGATGGTGGTGTTCGGCGCCATCGGCTACACGGTCTCGCGGTACGCCGTCCGGCTGTTCGGGCGCCCGGTCGCGAAGCGGTTCCGGCGGCAGAGCGTCGCCCAGCAGGTACTGCGGCTGATCCGCGCGACGATCACGCTGTTTTTCCTGCTGCTGGCGGCGGGGCTGGTCGGCCTCGAACTCGGCAACATCGTGCTCTCGGTGACGGTGTTCTCGGCGGTCATCGGGATCGTCTTGGCGCCGCTGGTAGGGTCGGTGGTCAACGGGCTGTTCCTGCTGGCCGACGAGCCCTACGAAATCGGCGACATGGTCGAACTCCCCGACAGGACCCGGGGGTTCATCGACGATATCACGATCCGGTACACGAAGATATTCACGATGGACAACACGTTCCTCGTCGTTCCCAACGACGTGATCCGGCAAGACAAGGTGACGAACCTCTCGGCGGAGGACGAGCGCACCCGGCTCTCGCTGTCGATCGAGGTAACGTACGAGAGCGAGGTGGCCGAGGCGCGGTCGCTGATCGAGAGCGCGGCGCGGAAGGTCGACGGCGTGATCGAGGGCGGGCCGGACATCCGCATCGGCTCGGCGCGCTACCCCGCACGCCCCACCTGCTACATCGACGAGTTCCACGACGACGGCGTGATCCTGACGCTCCGCTACTGGATCGACCGGCCGTACAAGCTCCTGACCGCCCGCTCGCGCGTCCAGACGGCGATCTGGGAGCAGCTGGAGGAGCAGGACGTCGACGTGGAGATCGCCTACCCGCACCGCCACATGGTGTTCGACGACACTAGCGGCGAGGCCCGCGTCGCGACCCGCGAGGCGGCCGAGCGCGAGACCGTCGACTCCGCCGCCGTTCGCGCCGAGGGCGCCGAATCGAGGGACGACGCCGACTCGGAAACCGAAGACGCGGACGACGGCGAGGGCGACGATCGCTGA
- the phoU gene encoding phosphate signaling complex protein PhoU, which translates to MPRDDYQRQLESLREDVLYMGELVAERLRMGLDALEQQDGNLGQEVIDRDSEVNELYLELEQDCIDLLALQQPVAGDLRFIASSFKIITDLERIADLATNLGEYAAEARYEVFPDVDVQRIGDETLEMLAIAMAAYEDEDADGCFAVAERDDELDALCENASEIIVRDLIEKEADDENEIEDLMADVSRLLLTVRDLERVGDHTVNIAARTLYMVENSDELIY; encoded by the coding sequence ATGCCGCGGGACGACTACCAACGACAGCTCGAATCGCTGCGGGAGGACGTGCTCTACATGGGCGAGCTCGTTGCTGAGCGCCTCCGGATGGGGCTGGACGCGCTCGAACAGCAGGACGGCAATCTCGGTCAGGAGGTGATCGACCGGGACAGCGAGGTGAACGAGCTGTACCTCGAGCTCGAACAGGACTGCATCGACCTGCTCGCGCTCCAGCAGCCCGTCGCCGGCGACCTGCGCTTCATCGCTTCCTCGTTCAAGATCATCACCGACTTGGAGCGGATCGCCGACCTCGCGACCAACCTCGGCGAGTACGCCGCGGAGGCCCGCTACGAGGTGTTCCCCGACGTCGACGTCCAGCGGATCGGCGACGAGACGCTTGAGATGCTCGCGATAGCGATGGCGGCCTACGAGGACGAGGACGCCGACGGCTGCTTCGCGGTCGCCGAGCGCGACGACGAGCTCGACGCGCTGTGTGAGAACGCCTCCGAGATCATCGTCCGCGACCTGATCGAGAAGGAGGCCGACGACGAGAACGAGATCGAGGACCTGATGGCCGACGTCTCGCGGCTGCTGCTGACGGTTCGGGACCTCGAACGCGTCGGCGACCACACGGTGAACATCGCCGCGCGGACGCTGTACATGGTCGAGAACTCCGACGAGCTGATCTACTGA
- the hemH gene encoding ferrochelatase, which yields MTTGIAVLNFGEPAVADRDVVEDYLERIFLANMDIEGETTEEAARERARSLAERRAPGLIEEYGEIGGSPLNAHASRQAELVEAELQDRGYDVETYVGYQFMEPFIGDAAEAAHDDGVDRLIGLPVYPLCGPSTTVQSLEKLSEAVDELDWDVRYTEITGYHTHSAYARMRADKIRETLDREGIELDADTRLIFSAHGTPTYYLDEGSRYVQYVEEYCKMVAGMLGNPEYELGYQNHANRDVEWTQPDVEDVIEEIDAERVVVDPTSFMHEQSETLGELDHDLREEAEAEGMAFTRVPVPYDDERFVGLLADLTEPFIADFDPDLYGLQQCKCRPEPNAMCLNARRND from the coding sequence ATGACTACTGGGATTGCTGTGCTCAACTTCGGCGAGCCGGCCGTGGCCGACCGCGACGTCGTCGAGGACTACCTCGAACGCATCTTCCTCGCGAACATGGACATCGAGGGGGAGACCACTGAGGAGGCCGCCCGCGAGCGTGCCCGCTCGCTCGCCGAGCGCCGCGCGCCCGGCCTCATCGAGGAGTACGGCGAGATCGGCGGCTCGCCGCTGAACGCCCACGCGAGCCGGCAGGCCGAGCTCGTCGAGGCCGAACTCCAGGACCGCGGCTACGACGTGGAGACGTACGTCGGCTATCAGTTCATGGAGCCGTTCATCGGCGACGCCGCCGAGGCCGCCCACGACGACGGCGTCGACCGCCTCATCGGGCTGCCCGTCTACCCGCTGTGTGGCCCCTCGACGACGGTGCAGTCGCTGGAGAAGCTTTCCGAGGCCGTCGACGAGCTCGACTGGGACGTGCGGTACACCGAGATCACGGGGTACCACACCCACTCGGCTTACGCCCGAATGCGCGCGGACAAGATCCGGGAGACGCTCGACCGTGAGGGAATCGAACTCGACGCGGACACCCGGCTGATCTTCTCCGCCCATGGGACGCCGACGTACTACCTCGACGAGGGGAGCCGCTACGTCCAGTACGTCGAGGAGTACTGCAAGATGGTCGCGGGGATGCTTGGCAACCCCGAGTACGAACTCGGCTACCAGAACCACGCCAACCGCGACGTGGAGTGGACCCAGCCCGACGTGGAGGACGTGATCGAGGAGATCGACGCCGAGCGCGTCGTCGTCGACCCCACGAGCTTCATGCACGAGCAGAGCGAGACGCTCGGGGAGCTCGACCACGACCTGCGCGAGGAGGCCGAAGCGGAGGGGATGGCGTTCACTCGCGTCCCCGTCCCCTACGACGACGAGCGGTTCGTCGGCCTGCTCGCTGATCTGACCGAGCCGTTCATCGCGGACTTCGATCCGGACCTCTACGGGCTCCAGCAGTGCAAGTGCCGGCCGGAGCCGAACGCGATGTGTCTGAACGCCCGCCGGAATGACTGA
- the pstC gene encoding phosphate ABC transporter permease subunit PstC, which translates to MSGDGATEGLTRRTQNSSRELLAKAFFFSCAALSVVTTLSIIGLLVYEASKFFAITAPLVGIEGPTATLTEFFTGSEWGLQGPNLGVMPLVAVTVMVTMGSGLIAIPLGVATALYLSEYASERARSYLKPALEILAGVPSIIYGIFAVAYITPVLDALFGVDGLFNVASACIVVGIMILPMVASVSEDAMQAVPDDLRQAGYGMGATKYDVSTGIVVPAAASGIFSSFILALSRAIGETMAVTLAGGSLAREFDPTSIASYLSLFDPDTYLEPGMTMTAAMIQLLTGDVTGGGLAYRSLFAVGLVLFVITLAMNVLSDLISRRYQEDYQ; encoded by the coding sequence ATGAGCGGGGACGGAGCAACAGAGGGGTTGACCCGACGGACGCAGAACTCCTCGCGAGAACTGCTCGCGAAGGCGTTCTTCTTCTCGTGTGCGGCGCTGTCCGTCGTCACGACGCTGAGCATCATCGGGCTGTTGGTGTACGAGGCCTCGAAGTTCTTCGCGATCACCGCGCCGCTAGTGGGGATCGAGGGGCCGACCGCAACGCTGACGGAGTTTTTCACCGGCAGCGAGTGGGGGCTCCAAGGGCCGAACCTCGGCGTGATGCCGCTGGTGGCGGTGACGGTGATGGTGACGATGGGCTCCGGGCTGATCGCGATCCCGCTGGGCGTGGCGACGGCGCTGTACCTCAGCGAGTACGCCAGCGAGCGGGCACGCTCCTACCTCAAGCCCGCACTCGAGATCCTCGCGGGCGTCCCCTCCATCATCTACGGGATCTTCGCGGTGGCGTACATCACGCCCGTGCTCGACGCGCTGTTCGGCGTCGACGGGCTGTTCAACGTCGCCTCGGCGTGTATCGTCGTCGGCATCATGATCCTCCCGATGGTCGCATCGGTCTCGGAGGACGCGATGCAGGCGGTGCCCGACGACCTCCGGCAGGCGGGCTACGGCATGGGCGCGACCAAGTACGACGTGTCGACGGGGATCGTCGTCCCCGCGGCGGCGTCGGGGATCTTCTCCTCCTTTATTCTCGCGCTGTCGCGCGCGATCGGCGAGACGATGGCGGTGACGCTTGCGGGCGGTTCGCTCGCCCGCGAGTTCGACCCGACGAGTATCGCCTCGTACCTCTCGCTGTTCGACCCCGACACCTACCTCGAACCGGGAATGACGATGACCGCGGCGATGATCCAGCTACTGACCGGCGACGTGACCGGCGGTGGGCTCGCCTACCGCAGCCTGTTCGCGGTCGGGCTGGTGCTGTTCGTGATCACCCTCGCGATGAACGTGCTCAGTGACCTGATCTCCCGACGGTACCAGGAGGACTACCAATGA
- the pstA gene encoding phosphate ABC transporter permease PstA — MSADVREGFGRVSRRIGKLFRAVLLASTLAGILTLAVLLVYVANDAFKPLTADPGWHLTFFLTLVVPTVGVGWWSYRRSYGTLATGLLGTVMPGIAALYAGGLAALFIDVIPTLVWLSFVVAVAVPIGVAAALRRTDRNVPFLAKLGLLLGTTAGSLLVIPGVVQELPTVPADWMVLVLTLGVPEALLLGRWLGGRWGQRAGRIAGAAILLGSAVGGVVGTATGLGAIPGVALALFAGVPTGIYVAIVLKERPERRVGLLLPAVVVAGALTGELLVGALGFAGPESWVDWGFLTSTVQRASDPSAVGIYSGVVGTILLMFVVAAIAVPAGVGAAVYLEEYAPDTTLTRIIDVNISNLAGVPSVVYGLLGLGLFVRYAGQPTGTLLVGGATLALLVFPIVIISSREAIRAVPDSARQASYGMGATRWQTVKNVVLPRAFPGILTGTILALSRAIGETAPLLVIGAAQVFGVPDSWNSAIGAMPLQLYVWASTYASPAFYTTVLAAGIVVLLTAMLSMNSIAIYVRNHYEQR; from the coding sequence ATGAGCGCGGACGTCAGAGAAGGGTTCGGCCGGGTCAGCCGACGGATCGGGAAGCTGTTCCGTGCGGTGCTGCTCGCGTCGACGCTCGCGGGCATCCTGACGCTCGCGGTGCTGTTGGTGTACGTCGCCAACGACGCGTTCAAGCCGCTGACGGCGGATCCCGGCTGGCACCTCACCTTCTTCCTCACGCTGGTCGTGCCGACCGTCGGCGTGGGCTGGTGGAGCTACCGGCGGAGCTACGGCACGCTCGCGACGGGGCTGCTCGGCACCGTGATGCCGGGGATCGCGGCGTTGTACGCCGGGGGGCTCGCCGCGCTGTTCATCGACGTGATCCCGACGCTGGTGTGGCTCTCCTTTGTCGTCGCGGTCGCGGTGCCGATCGGCGTCGCCGCCGCGCTGCGGCGGACCGACCGAAACGTGCCGTTCCTCGCGAAACTGGGACTGCTGCTCGGGACGACGGCTGGCTCGCTGCTGGTGATCCCGGGGGTCGTCCAGGAGCTCCCGACGGTGCCGGCGGACTGGATGGTGCTCGTGCTGACGCTCGGGGTGCCCGAGGCGCTCCTGCTGGGACGTTGGCTCGGCGGTCGGTGGGGCCAGCGCGCCGGGCGGATCGCCGGTGCGGCGATCCTGCTCGGCAGCGCCGTCGGCGGCGTCGTGGGGACGGCGACCGGGCTCGGCGCGATCCCGGGCGTCGCGCTCGCGCTGTTCGCCGGGGTCCCGACTGGGATCTACGTCGCGATCGTGCTGAAGGAGCGTCCCGAACGACGCGTCGGGCTGTTGCTGCCCGCGGTCGTCGTCGCCGGCGCGCTGACGGGCGAACTGCTGGTCGGCGCGCTCGGCTTCGCCGGCCCCGAGTCGTGGGTCGACTGGGGGTTCCTGACCAGCACGGTCCAGCGCGCCAGCGACCCCTCGGCCGTGGGGATCTACTCCGGGGTCGTCGGAACGATCCTCCTGATGTTCGTCGTCGCCGCCATCGCGGTGCCGGCCGGCGTCGGCGCCGCGGTGTACTTAGAGGAGTACGCGCCCGACACGACGCTGACCCGGATCATCGACGTGAACATCAGCAACCTCGCGGGCGTGCCCTCGGTGGTGTACGGGCTGCTGGGGCTGGGGCTGTTCGTCCGCTACGCGGGCCAGCCGACCGGGACGCTGCTGGTCGGCGGCGCGACGCTCGCGCTGCTCGTCTTCCCCATCGTGATCATCTCCTCACGGGAAGCGATCCGGGCGGTGCCGGACTCCGCGCGGCAGGCCTCCTACGGAATGGGTGCGACGCGCTGGCAGACCGTGAAGAACGTCGTGCTCCCGCGGGCGTTCCCGGGGATTCTGACGGGGACGATCCTCGCGCTCTCGCGGGCGATCGGCGAGACCGCGCCGCTGCTGGTGATCGGCGCCGCGCAGGTGTTCGGCGTGCCCGACTCCTGGAACTCCGCGATCGGCGCGATGCCGCTGCAGCTGTACGTCTGGGCGTCGACGTACGCCAGCCCGGCGTTCTACACCACCGTCCTCGCGGCGGGCATCGTGGTGCTGCTGACCGCGATGCTGAGCATGAACTCGATCGCGATCTACGTACGCAACCACTATGAGCAACGCTGA